The region GCCAATTCGAAATTGCGCCGATATTTGGCCCGGAAACCCTCTACGTGCTGCTGATCGGCCCAGGCGCGGGCGGCGGCTCTTTGCAGCGGCAGAGGAGAAGCGCAGCCGACATAGGTGCGGTAGCGCAGATACTCCCGCAGCACCTCCCGGTCCCCGGCGATGAAACCGCTACGAAGCCCCGGGGCGCTGGAGCGCTTGGAGACAGAGTTGACCACGGCAACATTGCGGAATTCACTGTTTCCTTCGGCGAGGCTTGCCTCGAGCATCGACGGGAGCGGTCCCTTGAGCCAGAGGTCGATATAGCACTCGTCGTTGAGGAGGAAAAAGTCGTGTTCCAGCGCCAAACGGACCCAGCGGCGCATCGCCTCGAAGGGCATCACCGAAGCGGTGGGGTTGTTGGGGGTGTTGAGGATCACCAGGTCACACCCGGAGAGCGCTTCCTCATCGATCGGGGGCTGAAAGCCGTTCTCCGGTGTCAGGTCGAGGTGAAGGATCCGTGCACCCGAAGCGATGGCCGCCCCCTCGTAGATCTGATAGAAGGGATTGGGAAAGGCCATCGTCGAATCGGCAAGATCGTGGAGATAGAACTGGGGGAAATTAAAGAGCAGTTCCCGTGTCCCGAAGGTGGGAATGAGCTGATCGTCGGCGATCTCGAGGCCGAAACGCTGCTTCAGATAGCTGCGCATCGCCTCTTTGAGATAGCTCTCCCCCGCCGTTTTGGGGTATTTGTTCAAAAGCGCCGCCGCATCGCAAAGCTCCTGGCGGATAAAGGCGGGCGTCTCGAACTGGGGCTCCCCGATGGTAAGGCTCATCGGCGCCAAATCGGGATTGGGGGTTACATCTTTTAGCAGTTGGGTCAGTTTTTCAAAAGGGTAGGTTTCAAATTTCACTTTCTCTCCCTGACGGGAGTGGAATTAGGAATTAGGAATTAGGAATTAGGAATTTTTAATGAATTCCCAATCGCTAACTGCCAACTACTAATTGCCAACTCCTCATAATTTTTTAAAAAGAAGCGTTGCCAAGCAACGCATACCAAAATTCCTCATTCCTCATTTCTCATTCCTCATTTATTCTTGACGATCCACTCCAAAATCTGGTCCTGAAGCAGCTTGCCTTTCCAGCGCTCGGGGCCGTTGTAGAGGATCACGACATTATAGAGTGTGCCGGAACGACCCTTGACGTAGCCCGCGATGTTCTTGGCATCTTTGAGGGTTCCGGTCTTGAGCCAGGCGTGGCGCCGCACGGGAGAGTGGCGATAACGGCGAGCGACGGTCCCGTCCACCCCCGCGATGGCCAAAGCCCCCAGCCAAGTCCAGCCATAGCTGCGGTAAGCGTCCTGCAGCAAACGATGAAGGGCACGTGCGGTCGTGCGGGTCTTGCGGCTAAGTCCGCAGCCGTTGTCCAGGATCGTCTCCTCCCCCAAAATCCCCCGCGCACCCAGGATCGCCTTGACGGCCCGGCGCCCTTTCTCCAATGTAGCGGGTGCGCCGTAGCGCTTGGCCCCCAGGAGCAAAAAGATGTGCCGCGCGTAGAGGTTGTTGGATTTTTTGTTGGTCTTGGCCAGGATCTCTATGAGCGGGCGGGAAGTGTGGGTGAGCAGTTCCCTGGCTCCCTCAGACACCCTGCCCAGCCGCATAGGGCCCGCCAGGGTGATCCCCGCCGCCTGAAGCACCTGCCGCAGAGCCCCGTTAAACGCCTGATAGGGATGGCTCAACACCAGCGAAACGTAACGGGGGGCACAACGCTTCGAAAGGGCGCCGCTCAGACTGACCGTCGCCACGCCGTTCTCTTCGTGTACCCGGACATTGGGCCAACTGTAACGTCCCCGGCACGCCTGGTCCGTCACTTTGAGATTGTTGAGGATCCTGTAGCCGGGATCAGGAACCTTTTTCTGGGCTTCGGGGCGTCCGCTGTGCGGATCTACGATGATCCGGCAAAGATGATCGTCGAACATCAGAGCGTCGGGCATGGCGTTGTATTCGCTGTAGGGGTGTTCGTCGAAACTCGAATGGATCCGATCGCCCACAGCAAAAAAGCTCCGGTCGATCAGCAACCCTCCCTCGATACGGCGCACTCCTATCTTTTTGAGACGCTTGACGATGGAGGGGATATCTTTGCAGGAGAGAGTAGGGTCTCCATACGCTTTGACGATCAGGTCCCCGCTGATCACACCGTGCGCAAAATTCCCGCTGTAATAGAAGCGGGTGGGCCAACGCCATCGGGGACCGAACTCCCGCAGAGCGGAATAGGTAGTCGTCAGCTTGATGACCGAAGCGGGTTTACGACGGGTATCGACATTGTGCTTGGCCAGGGCAGCGCCCTTTTTCACCGGAGTGATATAGATGCTGACCTGGGAGGGTGCAATGTGATCTTTGTCCAGCAGAGTATGGATCTCGGGGGGCAGATAGGCCGCGAGGGGAAGGGCCGAAATCAGCAGCCAGAGCAGGCCGAGTATACGCATCATGCGAAGCGCTCCCTGTAGGCCCTCTCCAGCCGCGTCATCGCCTCTTCCAGGTTTTCACCGGACGTGGCGACATTGAGCCGCATAAATCCGCTCCCCTCTTTGCCGAAGGAGATACCCGGATTGAGGGCGAGCTGCGCTTCTTGGAGAAAAAAGGATTGCAGAGCCTCATCCTCCAGCCCCAATTCCCGGCAATCGAGCCAGATCAGATAGGTGGCCTCTACAGGCAGGGGACGGATCTTCGGCGTATGCTGCGCCAGAAAATCCCGCACATAAGCGATATTCTCCCGATAGATCTCCAGCATCGCTTCCAGCCAGGCCTCCCCCTCCCGATAGGCCGCCTCCAGGGCGACGATCCCGAAGACATTGCCGTTGTCGAGTCCGGCACGCTCGTGGGCCGCTATATAACGCCGACGCAGCGAATCGTTGGGAATCAGGGCATAGGAGGTGTTGAGGCCGGCGATGTTGAAGGTCTTGGAGGGAGCGTGAAGCACCAGACTGCGCTCCCGCATCCCCGGTAGGGAGGCTAAGGGACGATGGGGCCGCGTGTAGACGATGTCGCTGTGGATCTCATCGGAAACTACGATCAGATCGTACTTCTCGGCAATCTCGGCGATCCGCTCCAGCTCTTCGTCGCTCCAGGCCCGCCCGGAAGGGTTGTGGGGGGAGCAAAGCAGCAGAAGTTTCGCTTCGGAAGCTTTCGCTTCCAGATCGTCGAAATCGATCCGGCACCCTTCAGGAGTCACCTGCAGAGGGTTCTCCAGCAATTTGCGCCGGTGATGGCGGACCGCTTTGAGAAAAGGAGGATAGATCGGCGTCTGGACGATCACCCCCTCCCCCACTTCGGTGTAGGCTTCGATCGCCAGATTGAGCGAAAGGACCACTCCGTGCTCGGGGACGATCCACTCCCGCTCGATCTCCCAACCAAAACGGCGGCGGTACCAATCCTCGATCGATTCGTAGAAACCCTCCGTGTATTCGCTGTAGCCGTATATGGGGTGCTCCGCCCGTTTGCGGATCGCCTCCTGCACCGCCTTGGGTGCCGAGAAATCCCCGTCGGCCACCCAAAGAGGCAATGCATCGGCCACACCGAAACGCTCGGTGACAGCATCCCATTTGGAAGAGCCGGTCCCCCGACGGTCCACATAACGGGGAAAATCCTCTACTCGTTCCAAATCGGCCACCTCGTCCAAAATTTCTATCTTCTAATTTCTCATTTCCGGTTTTTATATCGTGCCCTGCTCATACATCGCACGCATCTTCTCTTTCTCTTTTTCCCGCTTGAGCTTCTCGGCCTGTTTGGCCCGGAAGGCTTTGACATCGAAGCCCAGCCACATCAGCAGCGGCGAAGCGATGAAGATCGAAGAGTAGGTCCCCACGATGATCCCTACCAGCATCGTAAAGCTGAAGCCGTAGATAATCTCTCCGCCGAAGAGGAAGAGGGAGAGGACCACGAAAAAGGTGGTCAAAGACGTCAGCACCGTCCGGGAGAGGGTGCGGGTGATCGACTCGTTGATGATTCCGGCCAGATCGGGGTCTTTGATCTTTTGCAACCCTTCCCGGATCCGGTCGAAGACGATGATGGTGTCGTTGAGGGAGTATCCCAGCAGGGTCAGCAGCGCCGCCAGGATGTCCAGGTTGACTTCGACGTTGAAAAGGATAATGGCCCCCATCGCGATGCTGACGTCGTGAACCAAGGCCAGGACCGACGCCAGGGCGAAACGCCATTCGAAGCGCACCGAGACGTAGATCAGGATACCCAGGATCGCCAGGACCATCGCCATAAGCCCCT is a window of Nitratifractor salsuginis DSM 16511 DNA encoding:
- the dacB gene encoding D-alanyl-D-alanine carboxypeptidase/D-alanyl-D-alanine endopeptidase, which translates into the protein MMRILGLLWLLISALPLAAYLPPEIHTLLDKDHIAPSQVSIYITPVKKGAALAKHNVDTRRKPASVIKLTTTYSALREFGPRWRWPTRFYYSGNFAHGVISGDLIVKAYGDPTLSCKDIPSIVKRLKKIGVRRIEGGLLIDRSFFAVGDRIHSSFDEHPYSEYNAMPDALMFDDHLCRIIVDPHSGRPEAQKKVPDPGYRILNNLKVTDQACRGRYSWPNVRVHEENGVATVSLSGALSKRCAPRYVSLVLSHPYQAFNGALRQVLQAAGITLAGPMRLGRVSEGARELLTHTSRPLIEILAKTNKKSNNLYARHIFLLLGAKRYGAPATLEKGRRAVKAILGARGILGEETILDNGCGLSRKTRTTARALHRLLQDAYRSYGWTWLGALAIAGVDGTVARRYRHSPVRRHAWLKTGTLKDAKNIAGYVKGRSGTLYNVVILYNGPERWKGKLLQDQILEWIVKNK
- a CDS encoding succinyldiaminopimelate transaminase is translated as MKFETYPFEKLTQLLKDVTPNPDLAPMSLTIGEPQFETPAFIRQELCDAAALLNKYPKTAGESYLKEAMRSYLKQRFGLEIADDQLIPTFGTRELLFNFPQFYLHDLADSTMAFPNPFYQIYEGAAIASGARILHLDLTPENGFQPPIDEEALSGCDLVILNTPNNPTASVMPFEAMRRWVRLALEHDFFLLNDECYIDLWLKGPLPSMLEASLAEGNSEFRNVAVVNSVSKRSSAPGLRSGFIAGDREVLREYLRYRTYVGCASPLPLQRAAARAWADQQHVEGFRAKYRRNFELAEKILGVEAPEATFYIWMEVGDELAFTRELYRRYNLKVLPGSFLGRNGVGRGYVRLALVYEEEPMREALERVAAFIREWRMEN
- a CDS encoding MalY/PatB family protein; this encodes MADLERVEDFPRYVDRRGTGSSKWDAVTERFGVADALPLWVADGDFSAPKAVQEAIRKRAEHPIYGYSEYTEGFYESIEDWYRRRFGWEIEREWIVPEHGVVLSLNLAIEAYTEVGEGVIVQTPIYPPFLKAVRHHRRKLLENPLQVTPEGCRIDFDDLEAKASEAKLLLLCSPHNPSGRAWSDEELERIAEIAEKYDLIVVSDEIHSDIVYTRPHRPLASLPGMRERSLVLHAPSKTFNIAGLNTSYALIPNDSLRRRYIAAHERAGLDNGNVFGIVALEAAYREGEAWLEAMLEIYRENIAYVRDFLAQHTPKIRPLPVEATYLIWLDCRELGLEDEALQSFFLQEAQLALNPGISFGKEGSGFMRLNVATSGENLEEAMTRLERAYRERFA
- the secF gene encoding protein translocase subunit SecF; the encoded protein is MELFRYKKPIDFMGASRKFGIVSLILVLLSWGLIFTKGFNYGIDFAGGTLIQLKYEGEAPLKKIREAMAKSEAFKDATVTYFGSKNEVVIRTKTSSKSVGKDVGDEVRQMLKDTGKFVVRRVDMVGPKIGNELKEKGLMAMVLAILGILIYVSVRFEWRFALASVLALVHDVSIAMGAIILFNVEVNLDILAALLTLLGYSLNDTIIVFDRIREGLQKIKDPDLAGIINESITRTLSRTVLTSLTTFFVVLSLFLFGGEIIYGFSFTMLVGIIVGTYSSIFIASPLLMWLGFDVKAFRAKQAEKLKREKEKEKMRAMYEQGTI